The Lepisosteus oculatus isolate fLepOcu1 chromosome 4, fLepOcu1.hap2, whole genome shotgun sequence genome window below encodes:
- the LOC138238146 gene encoding CD59 glycoprotein-like, whose product MKSLALLAAFLLVFLSFGEALRCYHCLAPGQGGRPGSCRTTVETCTGLNDVCVSAIFLPPASGYFRRCGKSSDCPILNMGGVIKASCCRTDLCN is encoded by the exons ATGAAATCCCTGGCACTTCTGGCTGCTTTTCTGCtggtttttctttcctttg GAGAGGCCCTGAGGTGTTACCACTGCCTGGCTCCGGGACAGGGTGGGAGGCCTGGCAGCTGTCGTACCACGGTGGAGACGTGCACGGGTTTGAATGACGTCTGTGTGTCTGCGATCTTCCTCCCTCCTGCCT cggGTTACTTCCGGAGATGTGGCAAGTCCTCGGATTGCCCCATCCTGAACATGGGAGGCGTCATCAAAGCCTCCTGCTGTAGGACCGACCTCTGTAACTGA